One genomic segment of Cydia splendana chromosome 5, ilCydSple1.2, whole genome shotgun sequence includes these proteins:
- the LOC134790374 gene encoding C-type lectin domain family 4 member E-like, translating to MASMTGQQYVAGALDHRYEYVPEADAWLRLHIVPANWKNAFRRCQLEGGVLASPSSHALAKAMLAIMTEYKVNSRSVFTGINALVSEGDYISLDGVPLSDINLDWAQGEPSAQDDPNDPDESERCVVLNGSAEASDVSCNTKHPYFCRKENSSMANYQDCHTSAVGYQYEPRTSSCYKFHSNAKMWHEAAKVCHSEGGHLVIVNSDVEAEVLKEIFAKNPAKTVTGAKHDDVAFVGFWKWGDNKDGNWLTIYGQPISEAGFAKWGKGQPNNYNGVQHWGSIQRSGLFDDIAHYDRDPFFCEINLEKKY from the exons GTCAGCAGTATGTAGCTGGCGCGCTGGATCATAGGTACGAGTACGTGCCGGAGGCGGACGCATGGCTGCGCCTGCACATCGTGCCCGCTAACTGGAAGAACGCGTTCCGCCGATGCCAGCTTGAAG GCGGAGTTTTAGCCTCTCCTTCTTCCCATGCCCTGGCGAAAGCCATGCTGGCTATCATGACGGAATACAAGGTCAACTCGCGCAGTGTGTTCACCGGCATCAATGCCCTCGTCTCTGAGGGTGACTACATTTCGCTGGATG GGGTTCCTCTATCTGATATAAATCTAGACTGGGCCCAGGGCGAGCCTTCCGCCCAGGACGATCCCAACGACCCAGACGAGAGTGAGAGGTGCGTGGTGCTGAACGGATCAGCGGAAGCATCTGACGTGAGCTGCAACACCAAGCACCCCTACTTCTGCCGTAAAGAGAACTCCTCTATGGCTAACTACCAAGACTGTCACACTAGTGCTGTTG GTTACCAATATGAACCCCGAACATCCAGCTGTTACAAGTTTCACTCCAATGCTAAAATGTGGCATGAAGCCGCCAAAGTGTGCCATTCTGAGGGAGGTCATCTTGTCATCGTCAACAGTGATGTCGAAGCTGAAGTGCTCAAGGAAATTTTCGCGAAGAATCCCGCAAAAACTGTTACTGGGGCAAAACATGATGACGTCGCTTTTGTTGGTTTCTGGAAATGGGGTGATAACAAGGATGGCAATTGGCTGACTATTTATG GACAACCGATCTCTGAGGCCGGGTTCGCCAAGTGGGGTAAGGGCCAGCCCAACAACTATAACGGCGTCCAGCACTGGGGCTCCATACAACGCTCTGGCCTGTTCGATGACATCGCGCATTACGATCGGGATCCATTCTTCTGCGAAATAAATCTTGAAAAGAAATATTAA
- the LOC134791061 gene encoding collagenase-like: MLLRILTCLCLLQLLTAEKLGHMDGFIVGGKYSIIEDFPHVAFLHIKCKQNDTYCGASIINQAILLTAAHCVHTCRNKQNFSIRAYTGSVKKYKGDKYEVVGIQVHEQYIHKNHTNDIAMLVLKDNLKFGKGVQKISLMRNVPQYKIAEIAGWGLIDDQNTKTDLLKFTSQVIMSNEECLKKLPGIPPGTICGYNPDESHPQRGDSGSALVIHKHIQIGLASFFKRNYFNKTLVYTNVTYFYDWINKTAKSMFCQFNKSSK; encoded by the exons ATGTTACTCAGAATATtaacatgtttatgtttattacaATTATTAACAGCAGAAAAACTTGGACACATGGACGGTTTCATAGTAGGAGGGAAATATTCCATCATAGAAGATTTTCCACACGTGGCCTTTCTTcatataaaatgtaaacaaaatgaTACTTATTGTGGCGCTTCGATAATAAATCAAGCGATACTTCTAACCGCTGCACACTGTGTCCATACATGTaggaataaacaaaatttttccataAGAGCTTATACAGGAAgcgttaaaaaatataaaggagACAAATACGAGGTTGTCGGTATTCAAGTTCATGAACAGTACATCCACAAGAATCACACCAACGATATAGCTATGTTGGTACTTAAAGACAACCTGAAGTTTGGTAAAGGTGTGCAGAAGATTAGCTTGATGAGAAATGTGCCGCAGTACAAAATAGCTGAGATTGCGGGCTGGGGATTGATAGAC GACCAGAACACAAAGACAGATCTTCTAAAGTTTACAAGCCAAGTGATTATGAGTAATGAGGAGTGTTTAAAGAAACTGCCAGGAATACCCCCCGGGACCATCTGTGGATACAATCCGGATGAGAGTCATCCTCAACG AGGAGACTCCGGCAGCGCGCTTGTGATACACAAACATATACAGATCGGTCTCGCCTCCTTCTTTAAAAGGAACTATTTCAACAAAACTCTTGTTTACACCAACGTCACGTATTTCTATGACTGgataaataaaactgcaaaaagtATGTTCTGTCAATTTAATAAAAGCAGTAAGTAA
- the LOC134791060 gene encoding collagenase-like — protein sequence MFLRILTCLSLLQLLTAAKTRLHMDGFIVGGKYSIIEDFPHVAFLHIKCKQNDTYCGASIINQAILLTAAHCVHTCRNKQNFSIRAYTGSVKKYKGHKYEVVGFEVHEQYIHKNFTNDIAMLVLKENLKFGKGVQKISLMRNVPQYKIAEIAGWGWIDDQNTKTDLLKFTSQEIMSNEECLKKLPGIPPGTICGYNPDGSHPQRGDSGSALVIHKHIQIGLASFFKRNYSNKTLVYTNVTYFYDWIDKTAKSMFCQFNKSSKKNLPDNCNCNCDCNCNKTINEHKKVKKIKYGWIK from the exons ATGTTCCTCAGAATATTAACATGTTTAAGTTTATTACAATTATTAACAGCAGCAAAAACTAGACTACACATGGACGGTTTCATAGTAGGAGGGAAATATTCCATCATAGAAGATTTTCCACACGTGGCCTTTCTTcatataaaatgtaaacaaaatgaTACTTATTGTGGCGCTTCGATAATAAATCAAGCGATACTTCTAACCGCTGCACACTGTGTCCATACATGTaggaataaacaaaatttttccataAGGGCTTATACAGGAAGCGTTAAAAAGTATAAAGGACACAAATACGAGGTTGTCGGTTTTGAAGTTCATGAACAGTACATCCACAAGAATTTCACCAACGATATAGCTATGTTGGTACTTAAAGAGAACCTGAAGTTTGGTAAAGGTGTGCAGAAGATTAGCTTGATGAGAAATGTCCCGCAGTACAAAATAGCTGAGATTGCGGGTTGGGGATGGATAGAC GACCAGAACACAAAGACAGATCTTTTAAAGTTTACCAGCCAAGAGATTATGAGTAATGAGGAGTGTTTGAAGAAACTGCCAGGAATACCCCCTGGGACCATCTGTGGGTACAATCCCGATGGGAGTCATCCTCAACG AGGAGACTCCGGCAGCGCGCTTGTGATACACAAACATATACAGATCGGTCTCGCCTCCTTCTTTAAAAGGAACTATTCCAACAAAACTCTTGTTTACACCAACGTAACGTATTTCTATGACTGGATAGATAAAACTGCAAAAAGTATGTTTTGTCAATTTAATAAAAGCAGTAAGAAAAATTTGCCTGATAACTGCAACTGTAACTGTGATTGCAACTGTAACAAGACTATTAATGAACATAAGAAGGTAAAGAAGATAAAATATGGATGGATTAAGTAA
- the LOC134791062 gene encoding trypsin alpha-4-like — translation MTVKTVLIIILLYIVFQLINARKDHVMTGNIVGGFFSKIESFPFAVYISKSCNIVRNSSCGASILNQVILLTAAHCFKNCDPFTVNAYSGSIRKYSGFENKVISYKKHEDYYPTSHQNDIALLRLETELVFGRAVKRIILMKFPPNNTLAVVAGWGWIDSKGTRGDVLKHTPQLVLDRNECAKQLGNTEVPIGMICGKDTDGDGYPEKGDSGSPLVINGNIQIGIVSFKRRVFTNHTIAYTHVPYFYDWIVKNAKDLYCEYENRTLKVKQVLAHIPRWPVEHCDLAKGVI, via the exons ATGACTGTAAAAACCGTgcttattattatactcttgTATATTGTATTTCAGTTAATTAATGCGCGTAAAGACCATGTTATGACAGGGAACATTGTCGGGGGATTTTTCTCTAAAATAGAAAGTTTTCCTTTTGCGGTATATATCAGTAAAAGTTGTAACATTGTTAGAAATTCAAGCTGTGGAGCATCTATACTGAATCAAGTAATATTATTAACCGCAGCGCATTGCTTTAAGAATTGCGATCCGTTTACAGTCAACGCTTATTCTGGTTCAATACGTAAATATTCAGGATTTGAAAATAAAGTCATCAGTTACAAAAAACATGAAGATTACTATCCAACCAGTCACCAAAATGACATCgctcttttgagattggaaacAGAACTGGTTTTTGGGAGGGCAGTGAAAAgaattattttgatgaaatttccaCCTAACAATACATTGGCAGTTGTAGCTGGATGGGGCTGGATAGAT tCCAAAGGTACCAGAGGTGATGTCCTAAAACATACTCCTCAATTAGTGTTAGATCGAAACGAATGTGCTAAACAACTGGGTAATACAGAAGTACCGATAGGAATGATTTGCGGAAAAGACACAGACGGTGACGGTTATCCTGAGAA AGGAGACTCCGGCAGCCCCCTAGTAATCAACGGTAACATCCAGATCGGAATTGTTTCCTTCAAAAGAAGAGTGTTTACAAATCACACCATCGCATACACCCACGTGCCGTACTTCTACGATTGGATAGTCAAAAATGCAAAGGATTTGTATTGTGAATACGAAAATAGGACACTTAAGGTGAAGCAGGTTTTAGCTCATATCCCTCGTTGGCCAGTCGAACATTGTGACCTCGCTAAGGGTGTTATTTGA